A genomic window from Halorubrum trapanicum includes:
- a CDS encoding helix-turn-helix transcriptional regulator, whose translation MSAECAPDRNALADLTAFQRDLLWALSHENARKGTALKTDLADYYGEAINHSRLYQNLDRLVERDLVAKQARDRRTNEYRLTETARRALEARRAWQAGGEA comes from the coding sequence ATGAGCGCGGAGTGCGCGCCTGACCGCAATGCGCTCGCCGACCTCACCGCGTTCCAGCGCGACCTCCTCTGGGCGCTCTCCCACGAGAACGCCCGCAAGGGGACGGCCCTGAAGACAGACCTCGCCGACTACTACGGCGAGGCGATCAACCACAGCCGTCTCTACCAGAACCTCGACAGGCTCGTCGAGCGCGACCTCGTCGCCAAGCAGGCACGCGACAGGCGAACCAACGAGTACCGGCTCACCGAGACCGCGCGTCGCGCGCTCGAAGCACGCCGCGCGTGGCAAGCTGGGGGTGAAGCGTAA